A portion of the Toxoplasma gondii ME49 chromosome VIIb, whole genome shotgun sequence genome contains these proteins:
- a CDS encoding hypothetical protein (encoded by transcript TGME49_258670), whose translation MRFGAEKQLEFVYCIPLFPLVRLLLVASNSRAGSVAAAWAAHKYKSAEAFTGRMDLLVADKAAGLVEDAEMIRAVEQFLTDAHDQIFRGDAATRDESWKGTRYADVELEDILLERISHVSNEDFDRILVEFIEAIGIVPKAMLIRAGVEKYLAYLCHQQLLTECPLKRDLPRRQRTAEHSPDFVPPSPKAADDLSVNRSPARMGNNPLPAGPKKQVQNSRTASHGRARSSSLNEIVSFPSPAALDPVAGSPRKSLTIGSFPPQPAAAETAVTPTKTERQYSPSSSPTDPPARGRRRAPPYPTYYPVPPDTNAPPYPLHPPPLAPNKQAHDRPPRPPDPRARQGPQPSGEERTDREASSDFSEKTENAPRDSNSHRREAGAQSEAQLRYPYPPGTWDFPPPPLDFGPPPFGAPYYDPAFASAYDYFAPFDPRGTTPGAYYNERTNSTQPGPPLTEGRNQPAPYRPRSRPPPGIGPQRSRGQFAPPGTQEKRGKTPQEDFSTYRSRASSPVPPAPGSPQTPLQSPGVNNEPQSSPAKPATDPSPTVTPGNVSGLLPSNHVPHVPVETYYARPDTTPEVDQREAERHASPLPYEYRIESGAAAGDGVIPAESPMERPRATPGLSLAQPTRPPVGVFPAARDMTSGFPSPETEWLPARTQRRRPSSTTTSTVPIPFDDFHTTRPVRFTRPSQYLPPERRSIGKIREGANSVSSPQGNGRSAQIPESDSGDYSGSNNAPEMSANTARFDSADRHIGPVPTASRTSSENFPVALRSDPTQTATRPPPQYTRPPGYTPPDARPPGPTNPSPPPSSPDPWPYPSPPGGQPYPPPYYPPGVPPDYPPKWQYPPGYPALPYPSPKYPSPPTIPFPPSTTTTTRRPVRYTRPPTYVPPDESPRPGPSHPPEPNPPRRPPAQPYPPQPRPPYYPPPFPPFDSEAPSASFEGQPRPRFSQPPQTAALEDLPPPTPPRPASKERPRFPAPFVSGSGPSKETIPEDTIPPEDTVLLETRGNRLTRPSGEQRGPRAEELLEARSERYARSRLEYEVEMAMEERQAQYGQLGPEDRRYFDNSRSTRGDAPPTRVGPGLPVDFQEERPRGGARRPEESPRPELMTPRNVPRSAPRPPPGTSRERDWGGPILGVHRQTKSFPDREYAAYSVLEGRSAGPLSGEEGFSTECLECSSETFFENDFDSEYASSEELDSFEGGIYLPAPQAIPRRRSPGNTPRGPTPPPVLPQFSSPLPARGPPGDPFPMRPPEKTEFPRSAPEPPDEVPLPERAPQRAQRPPPFEIRRPVGVLPSSSGFETGERSLPPAPPTQPVPLRAERKETYERSTGRKGVLGDTETEWIDRGEERDEFEDARAISLPSRTAAIRTPPLPPLENQNARNRDELEGVPVLVRERQARAPAPIPASSAPSPPPQTRYENSPQRLPPDLAWTGKEETREFDGKRTGLQVERVSVINGQTVRPTPAMQRPPQPPVPSFQGVPMPQFEKSATEAPLLRAVENSPELDSPPKIAVRGDLSGGGYLLDPVRARHEIQLDASKSAGFGDRGNPTSSSIFTKDAEVSARPVDRTGGKPLLALPPRGRRPEEPGPLEKAKDSLFLLGEIEESDVPPSFPVSRDQGGFVQAAKTVGGHAPFAVSEKGQEFKTVLTPLRLPPPPLAADSAPYTRTKMVAQVRSPEKGGIEFEQMSNTKGPLLASPPRVQAVVVSGGPKRKKNQRW comes from the exons ATGAGGTTTGGGGCTGAGAAGCAGCTGGAGTTTGTTTACTGCATCCCACTTTTTCCCCTGGTGCGGTTGCTGCTAGTTGCGT CAAACTCTCGGGCAGGTTCAGTGGCTGCCGCGTGGGCAGCCCACAAATACAAAAGCGCAGAGGCTTTCACGGGCCGCATGGACCTGCTCGTGGCAGACAAAGCGGCTGGATTAGTGGAGGATGCGGAGATGATCCGGGCTGTGGAGCAGTTCCTCACAGATGCCCACGACCAGATTTTCCGTGGTGACGCTGCAACGCGGGATGAAAGTTGGAAAGGTACTCGGTACGCTGATGTCGAACTGGAAGATATTCTATTGGAGAGGATATCTCATGTTTCCAACGAAGACTTTGACCGCATCCTTGTTGAGTTCATTGAGGCGATCGGCATAGTCCCGAAGGCTATGTTAATTCGCGCCGGAGTCGAAAAGTACCTGGCCTACCTCTGCCATCAACAACTGCTGACAGAGTGCCCTCTCAAACGAGATTTACCTCGAAGGCAACGAACTGCAGAACATAGTCCAGATTTCGTCCCCCCGTCACCTAAAGCAGCGGACGACCTCTCTGTAAACCGGTCACCAGCTCGCATGGGTAATAACCCTCTGCCAGCGGGCCCCAAGAAACAAGTTCAAAACTCGCGCACCGCTTCTCATGGACGGGCCAGGAGTTCTTCCTTAAACGAAATTGTGTCATTCCCCTCCCCTGCGGCTTTGGATCCCGTTGCTGGCTCGCCGAGAAAGAGTTTGACCATCGGATCATTTCCGCCCCAGCCTgcggcggcagagacagccgtGACTCCAACAAAAACCGAACGACAATACAGCCCGTCGTCTAGCCCTACTGACCCGCCGGCACGTGGACGACGGAGAGCACCTCCTTATCCCACGTACTACCCCGTCCCTCCCGACACAAATGCCCCTCCATATCCTCTCCATCCTCCACCGCTTGCGCCCAACAAGCAGGCACATGACCGACCCCCGAGGCCGCCGGATCCTCGTGCACGTCAAGGGCCACAGCCTTCCGGGGAAGAGCGCACGGACCGTGAGGCTTCCTCGGATTTTtcggagaaaacagaaaacgcacCTCGTGACTCAAATAGCCAccgcagagaggcaggagcaCAATCTGAAGCACAGCTTCGATACCCCTATCCTCCTGGCACCTGGGATTTTCCTCCGCCCCCTCTGGATTTCGGTCCACCGCCTTTTGGGGCTCCGTATTACGACCCAGCTTTTGCTTCGGCGTATGATTATTTTGCTCCCTTTGATCCCCGTGGTACAACTCCTGGCGCTTACTACAACGAACGGACAAACTCCACCCAGCCGGGACCGCCCCTGACGGAAGGCAGAAATCAACCTGCTCCCTACCGCCCACGGTCTCGGCCGCCGCCAGGCATTGGTCCTCAGAGGTCACGAGGGCAGTTTGCTCCTCCTGGAACCCAAGAGAAGCGGGGAAAGACACCGCAGGAAGATTTCTCAACTTATCGTTCTAGAGCGTCAAGTCCTGTTCCGCCGGCTCCTGGTTCCCCCCAAACGCCATTGCAGTCGCCTGGTGTGAACAACGAGCCACAGTCTTCACCGGCTAAGCCTGCGACCGACCCTTCCCCGACAGTCACACCCGGTAACGTTTCCGGGTTACTCCCTTCAAATCACGTTCCTCATGTCCCAGTGGAAACTTACTATGCTCGCCCCGACACCACCCCTGAGGTAGACCAGCGAGAGGCCGAGAGGCATGCCAGCCCACTGCCTTATGAATATCGAATCGAAAGTGGAGCTGCGGCAGGTGATGGCGTTATCCCGGCGGAGTCTCCGATGGAAAGACCCAGGGCCACACCCGGATTGTCCCTGGCACAGCCAACACGTCCGCCTGTTGGTGTCTTCCCCGCAGCGCGCGATATGACATCGGGTTTCCCTTCACCGGAAACCGAATGGCTGCCGGCTCGAACCCAAAGACGCCGCCCGAGTAGCACAACGACAAGCACTGTACCGATCCCATTTGACGATTTCCACACGACACGACCTGTGCGATTCACGAGGCCGTCCCAGTATCTCCCGCCCGAACGGCGGTCCATAGGGAAAATTAGGGAGGGTGCTAATTCCGTTTCTTCACCTCAGGGGAACGGTCGGTCAGCACAAATACCTGAATCCGATTCAGGTGACTACAGCGGGTCGAATAACGCTCCAGAGATGTCCGCAAACACTGCGAGGTTTGACTCTGCCGACAGGCACATCGGCCCGGTCCCTACAGCTAGCAGGACGAGTTCGGAAAATTTTCCTGTTGCTCTCCGCTCTGATCCAACGCAAACAGCCACGCGACCGCCACCACAATACACGCGTCCTCCAGGTTATACTCCTCCGGATGCTCGACCGCCGGGACCTACCAatccttcgcctccgccgTCGTCGCCCGACCCGTGGCCTTACCCTTCTCCTCCAGGTGGGCAGCCTTACCCCCCGCCGTACTATCCCCCAGGCGTGCCTCCGGACTATCCTCCAAAGTGGCAGTATCCTCCGGGCTACCCAGCACTTCCTTACCCCTCACCCAAGTATCCTTCGCCGCCTACGATTCCTTTTCCACCGAGCACTACAACGACGACGCGGAGGCCTGTGAGATATACTCGGCCACCGACGTATGTGCCTCCTGATGAGTCGCCGCGGCCGGGACCGAGTCATCCACCGGAACCGAATCCGCCACGTAGACCCCCAGCGCAGCCGTATCCGCCTCAACCTCGGCCGCCCTACTACCCTCCTCCGTTTCCGCCCTTTGACAGCGAAGCGCCTTCGGCAAGTTTCGAGGGGCAACCTCGCCCGAGATTTTCACAGCCTCCGCAGACTGCTGCCCTGGAGGATCTGCCGCCTCCAACACCGCCGCGGCCAGCAAGCAAAGAGCGTCCGCGTTTCCCAGCCCCGTTTGTCAGCGGTTCAGGGCCATCCAAAGAGACAATTCCCGAAGATACCATCCCCCCCGAGGACACAGTCCTTCTGGAAACGCGTGGAAACCGCCTGACGAGGCCAAGTGGAGAGCAAAGAGGACCACGCGCGGAAGAGCTGCTCGAAGCGAGAAGTGAGAGGTATGCTCGCAGTCGTCTTGAATACGAAGTTGAGATGGCAATGGAGGAAAGGCAGGCGCAGTATGGACAATTGGGGCCGGAGGATCGGCGATATTTTGACAACTCACGATCTACCCGAGGGGATGCTCCTCCAACTCGGGTCGGTCCCGGCCTTCCGGTTGATTTTCAGGAAGAAAGACCCAGGGGAGGCGCAAGAAGACCCGAAGAGTCACCCAGACCCGAGTTAATGACTCCGAGGAACGTGCCTCGTTCCgctcctcgccctcctccAGGCACTtcaagggagagagactgggGGGGGCCGATTCTTGGGGTTCACCGGCAGACCAAAAGCTTTCCGGATAGAGAGTATGCCGCATACAGCGTTCTGGAGGGGAGAAGCGCTGGTCCGCTttccggagaagaaggttTCTCAACAGAATGCCTCGAGTGCTCCTCGGAGACGTTCTTCGAAAACGACTTCGATTCTGAGTATGCGTCGAGTGAAGAACTTGACAGCTTCGAAGGAGGAATCTATCTGCCAGCCCCACAGGCGATTCCGCGCAGAAGAAGTCCAGGTAACACACCACGAGGACCAACGCCGCCCCCCGTTCTTCCTCAATTTAGCTCACCACTCCCCGCTCGAGGCCCTCCAGGTGATCCTTTTCCGATGCGTCCGCCAGAAAAAACCGAATTTCCTCGGAGTGCACCGGAACCTCCGGACGAAGTACCGCTTCCAGAGCGGGCGCCGCAAAGAGCCCAACGTCCTCCTCCCTTTGAAATCCGTCGTCCCGTGGGCGTCTTACCATCGTCCTCGGGTTTCGAAACTGGAGAAAGATCCCTTCCCCCAGCGCCTCCGACGCAACCTGTGCCTCTCCGCGCAGAACGGAAGGAAACGTATGAGAGGTCGACGGGGAGGAAAGGGGTCCTCGGCGACACCGAGACAGAGTGGATAGACAGGGGGGAAGAACGAGATGAGTTTGAAGACGCACGAGCCATCTCACTGCCTTCACGTACCGCGGCAATCCGAACACCGCCGCTGCCCCCACTGGAGAATCAAAACGCTCGAAATCGAGACGAACTAGAAGGCGTTCCGGTTCTTGTGAGAGAGCGACAAGCTCGAGCTCCTGCGCCTATACCTGCCTCCTCAGccccttctcctccgcctcaGACGCGGTACGAAAACAGTCCACAGCGCTTGCCTCCTGACTTGGCATGGAcggggaaagaggagaccaGAGAGTTTGACGGAAAACGAACAGGACTCCAAGTAGAAAGAGTAAGTGTAATCAATGGCCAAACCGTGAGACCTACTCCTGCTATGCAGCGTCCTCCTCAGCCTCCTGTACCTTCTTTTCAAGGTGTTCCGATGCCACAGTTCGAAAAGTCTGCAACGGAGGCGCCTTTGCTTCGGGCTGTCGAGAATTCTCCAGAGTTGGACTCGCCCCCAAAGATAGCTGTTCGAGGGGACCTCTCCGGTGGAGGGTACCTTCTGGACCCAGTTCGCGCCAGACACGAGATTCAGTTAGACGCTAGCAAAAGCGCGGGTTTTGGTGATAGGGGAAACCCGACTTCGTCCTCCATTTTCACCaaggacgcagaagtctctgCACGGCCAGTCGATCGAACTGGTGGCAAGCCTTTACTCGCGCTGCCGCCGAGGGGCAGGCGACCGGAGGAACCCGGACCGTTAGAAAAAGCCAAGGATTCACTTTTCCTTCTTGGGGAGatcgaagaaagcgacgtACCCCCTTCATTTCCGGTATCTCGAGACCAAGGCGGGTTTGTACAAGCGGCAAAAACAGTGGGGGGACATGCACCGTTCGCGGTTTCTGAAAAGGGCCAAGAATTTAAAACGGTGCTCACTCCCCTTCGCCTGCCACCCCCACCTCTCGCTGCAGACAGTGCTCCTTACACTCGCACGAAGATGGTAGCGCAAGTCCGATCTCCTGAGAAAGGTGGCATCGAGTTCGAGCAAATGAGCAACACCAAAGGACCGCTCCTCGCTAGCCCCCCACGCGTGCAGGCAGTCGTTGTCAGTGGAGGtccgaagagaaaaaagaaccaGAGGTGGTAG
- the ROP6 gene encoding rhoptry protein ROP6 (encoded by transcript TGME49_258660~Signal peptide predicted by SignalP 2.0 HMM (probability 0.985) with cleavage site probability 0.800 at residue 39~Predicted trans-membrane domain (TMHMM2.0):454-477): MRSSVGQSRLPLKFFLAPFSVKNSVFALFFVFALVCVSGLSWEDAEDGAAWDSVSNDSDDSFAKGSDFGEVKLGSAGQRQLLSQLQNELGGEFEDADVSMLQRDHGIHGEEAGLFRKAVPGLDDPAEDDEADGESASDEAEADSDVLADDEEGTSLIENASEEDTDNSEADSQQEDDSVGEDSFLQQEGEDSEEERAVEDPYAAAEPSYLEEDNTVDDSAAEDYAPASFVQIGSGERKIRAHMHLDSRQVAPERFAHAFNQDHVRLLDQTAVEDELLDEAAPGGGASAVVSPIDENPAEMESTISEGEAGSAVAAPEQGIQPEAEFATASEEPRPLEPVDPEMAAQQPQLPQEAMPTENADLLGNQPRMRNALEPSAKVLEPETLEGSPALVPPAETEEGTAAQIAEEMSKQDQGMQEARPQEVLTRHTWQDMERTEDLRKNDVPAAVANSGSQIITAASSVALAGLLVAGQLLFSVGMY, encoded by the exons ATGAGGAGCTCAGTAGGGCAGTCTCGTCTGCCGCTCAAGTTTTTCCTTGCGCCGTTCTCGGTGAAAAATTCGGTTTTCGCCCTCTTTTTCGTGTTCGCtcttgtctgcgtctccggtCTGTCTTGGGAAGATGCTGAGGACGGCGCAGCGTGGGACTCAGTCTCGAACGATTCGGACGACAGCTTCGCGAAAGGGTCTGACTTCGGGGAAGTCAAGTTGGGCAGCGCAGGCCAACGGCAGCTCCTCAGTCAGCTCCAGAACGAGTTGGGCGGTGAATTCGAGGACGCAGACGTGAGTATGCTCCAGAGGGATCACGGAATCcacggagaggaagccggTTTGTTCCGCAAGGCTGTTCCGGGCTTGGACGACCCAGCTGAAGACGATGAAGCCGACGGCGAAAGTGCCTCGGATGAGGCAGAAGCCGACTCTGACGTCTTGgcggacgacgaagaagggacATCCCTCATCGAAAATGCGAGtgaggaagacacagacaacTCCGAGGCAGACAGTCAACAGGAGGATGACAGTGTGGGAGAGGATTCCTTTCTCCAGCAGGAGGGCGAGGActccgaggaagaaagagcagtCGAGGACCCGTATGCTGCCGCCGAACCCTCTTATCTTGAAGAGGACAACACTGTTGACGACAGCGCGGCGGAGGATTATGCCCCTGCTTCGTTTGTCCAGATCggcagtggagagagaaaaatcCGGGCGCACATGCATCTTGACAGCCGCCAAGTTGCCCCCGAAAGATTCGCGCATGCGTTCAACCAGGATCATGTCAGACTTCTGGACCAGACCGCCGTCGAGGACGAACTTCTCGATGAGGCCGCCCCGGGCGGAGGCG CGAGCGCCGTAGTCTCCCCCATCGACGAAAACCCTGCAGAGATGGAAAGCACCATCTCCGAGGGCGAAGCAGGTTCTGCGGTGGCGGCTCCTGAACAAGGTATCCAGCCAGAGGCAGAATTTGCTACCGCCAGCGAAGAACCACGTCCCCTGGAACCTGTCGACCCCGAAATGGCAGCTCAGCAGCCGCAACTGCCTCAAGAAGCTATGCCAACTGAGAATGCGGACCTTCTTGGAAACCAGCCCAGAATGCGCAATGCTCTCGAACCCTCTGCCAAGGTCCTCGAACCGGAAACCCTGGAAGGGTCACCTGCTCTCGTCCCGCCGGCAGAGACTGAAGAGGGGACAGCCGCCCAAATTGCGGAGGAAATGAGCAAGCAGGATCAGGGCATGCAGGAAGCCAGGCCTCAAGAAGTTCTCA CACGACACACCTGGCAAGATATGGAGAGAACTG AGGACCTACGAAAGAACGACGTCCCGG CTGCAGTGGCGAATTCCGGCAGCCAGATCATCACGGCTGCGTCGTCCGTCGCCCTTGCTGGTCTACTGGTCGCAGGACAGCTTTTGTTCAGCGTGGGCATGTACTGA
- a CDS encoding protoheme ferro-lyase, putative (encoded by transcript TGME49_258650) — MRHDVLTRLCGALETAAGTTSQTKCFWRDRSGVFRFLCSQASLGAERLPTPAFTKTRDADAPVVATSRVCTRQSEPGESGLLQWSGNTGNTPSCRNVYSADTSTCSISRLSPAARSLDSEDRYATKKKGLRGRRSECDYEPPSTREWSAQTVPEAFCLLGSGGSLAPPSFGPFFSAGGRRFLHSRLRVGFQKSDQEKDKHNVRVFSTHMGRQRAEMEKTRRREGLVEEGFGEAEVTGRRESVRAAERQERSDGTEDALWRKEADSLSEEARKLQCLYHSRSSYLWDEKQTLRPRLPAWLRQNCDEDREGEKRVKPRKADGAAVCVILVNLGSPSAPTYTELWKYLNQFLGDPRVVELPSFLWSFIRYLFILPFRSYASAQKYQSIWNFDPGFKLCASQSHVNKSSSLQSRVLGGAQTEAVRQTQVQAVQPIPEEPCTVSTSAEVEARKAKDRRGGKNSIMYAERSAKDATQRAQAPFSSLETEDKNTVYPVSGSSGFGSSRDSRIATSDMHQGERDFSGAPAPLVRITECLRSKVQARFDTLLLHLSERERRGKRDARYDENCLERGDSSRHRGENLFSLDRDKRGEALSKAGARCPPGHAREQSKGDTREDPFLYPESGETQASACSLAGNSDRHSFLERSDYDAARRLQPAVRVLMAMRYGEPSLPSVLREARKGGCRKLLILPLYPQSAASTTSSVYDAAMQEIMKWRVMPDLRLLSGYADHPAYIAALAATVRRFWEAKETAKNARSESSGARGRGEKLIFSFHGIPLNTGRQAGEIYQCLCAKTARLTAEQLQLKPEEFEVAFQSRFGPAEWTQPYMDKRLEALAVAGYRFVDVVMPGFATDCLETIEEMASVYRGKFLELTHGEGELRVLPCLNASEEATAAVFAIAREQMTDWLKLMVPLEGEKNP; from the exons ATGAGGCACGACGTTCTGACGCGGCTCTGCGGAGCCCTAGAGACAGCGGCAGGCACAACTTCACAAACTAAGTGTTTCTGGCGAGACCGTTCCggcgtttttcgtttcctctgtaGCCAGGCGTCCTTGGGGGCAGAGAGGCTCCCGACTCCCGCCTTTACCAAAACCAGAGATGCTGACGCTCCTGTCGTGGCCACCTCGCGCGTCTGTACCCGACAGTCGGAACCCGGGGAAAGCGGTTTACTGCAGTGGTCCGGGAACACAGGAAACACACCAAGTTGCAGAAATGTTTACAGCGCTGACACTTCCACGTGTTCCATTTCACGGCTCTCACCGGCGGCCAGGAGCCTAGACTCTGAGGATCGGTATGCAACAAAAAAGAAAGGATTGCGAGGCAGGCGTTCTGAATGCGATTATGAGCCACCTTCAACGCGCGAGTGGAGTGCACAGACAGTGCCCGAGGCGTTCTGCCTACTGGGGTCGGGAGGCAGTCTCGCGCCGCCGTCATTTGGGCCATTCTTTTCCGCAGGTGGTAGGAGGTTTCTCCACAGCAGGTTGCGCGTCGGTTTTCAGAAGTCAGAtcaggaaaaagacaaacacAACGTTAGAGTATTCTCGACGCACATGGGCcggcagagagcagagatggagaagacaCGTCGGAGGGAAGGGCTCGTGGAGGAGGGATTCGGAGAGGCGGAAGTGACCGGAAGAAGGGAGTCGGTCAGAGCCGCCGAAAGGCAGGAGAGGTCTGACGGCACAGAGGACGCTCTGTGGCGCAAGGAGGCAGACAGTTTGTCTGAGGAGGCTCGCAAGCTTCAGTGCCTCTACCACAGCAGGAGTTCCTATCTTTGggacgagaagcagacactCCGGCCACGCTTACCTGCGTGGTTGCGACAAAACTGCGACGAGGAtagggaaggagagaaaagagttaAACCCAGGAAGGCGGATGGAGCTGCAGTCTGCGTCATCCTTGTCAACCTCGGCAGTCCCTCGGCGCCGACGTATACTGAGCTGTGGAAGTACCTGAATC AATTTCTTGGTGATCCACGCGTTGTCGAGCTTCCCTCCTTCCTTTGGTCTTTCATTCGCTACTTGTTCATTCTTCCTTTCCGGAGCT atgcctCCGCGCAAAAGTATCAATCAATCTGGAACTTCGACCCCGGCTTTAAGTTGTGTGCTTCTCAGTCGCACGTGAAcaagtcttcttcgcttcagTCTCGGGTCCTTGGGGGCGCCCAGACTGAGGCAGTCCGTCAGACACAAGTGCAGGCAGTTCAGCCCATCCCTGAGGAACCGTGTACAGTTTCAACTTCTGCTGAGGtcgaggcgaggaaagcgaaggacaggaggggaggaaagaacTCGATAATGTATGCGGAACGCTCAGCAAAGGATGCAACTCAGAGGGCGCAAGcccctttttcgtctcttgaAACAGAGGACAAGAACACAGTTTACCCTGTCTCAGGATCCAGTGGATTTGGGAGCTCACGTGATTCCCGGATTGCGACTAGCGACATGCATcagggagagcgagactTCTCAGGCGCTCCCGCGCCTCTCGTGCGTATTACAGAGTGTCTCCGAAGCAAGGTTCAGGCGAGGTTCGACACCCTGCTCTTGCACCTCAGCGAACGGGAGAGGCGGGGAAAACGGGACGCTCGGTACGATGAGAACTGTCTGGAACGCGGAGACAGTTCCAGGCACAGAGGTGAAAATCTATTTTCTCTGGACAGGGAcaagagaggggaggcgcTGTCGAAGGCGGGTGCTCGATGCCCACCTGGACATGCACGGGAACaaagcaaaggagacacccgcgAAGACCCCTTCCTTTACCCAGAGTCGGGCGAGACTCAGGCGAGTGCGTGCAGTTTGGCTGGTAACAGTGACAGACACTCTTTTCTGGAAAGGAGTGACTATGATGCTGCGCGGCGTCTGCAGCCTGCAGTTCGTGTCCTGATGGCCATGAGGTACGGCGAGCCCTCCCTTCCTTCCGTCCTTCGGGAAGCTCGAAAAGGCGGCTGTCGGAAGCTTTTGATTCTTCCGCTGTATCCGCAGTCCGCCGCTTCGACCACCTCCTCCGTGTATGACGCCGCTATGCAGGAAATCATGAAATGGCG GGTGATGCCTGACTTGCGCCTTCTCAGTGGATACGCGGACCACCCGGCGTATATCGCTGCTCTCGCCGCCACTGTCCGACGGTTctgggaagcgaaggaaaccGCAAAGAACGCACGCTCTGAATCTTCTGGTGCTCGAGGCCGTGGCGAAAAACTTattttttctttccacgGCATTCCCCTCAACACAGGGAGACAGGCCGGAGAAATTTACCAGTGTCTCTGTGCCAAAACCGCACGTCTCACTGCCGAACAGCTGCAGCTGAAA cCGGAGGAGTTTGAAGTGGCTTTTCAGTCACGCTTCGGTCCCGCCGAGTGGACTCAGCCGTACATGGATAAG CGCCTTGAGGCTCTGGCAGTCGCCGGGTACCGTTTCGTGGATGTTGTGATGCCCGGCTTCGCGACGGACTGTCTGGAGACAATTGAGGAGATGGCTAGTGTCTACCGCGGAAAATTTCTCGAACTCACA CACGGCGAAGGTGAACTACGGGTGCTTCCCTGCTTGAATgcgagcgaggaggcgacagcggcggTGTTTGCCATTGCGAGGGAGCAAATGACGGACTGGCTAAAACTGATGGTGCCGCTGGAAGGGGAAAAAAACCCTTGA